One region of Syntrophobacter fumaroxidans MPOB genomic DNA includes:
- a CDS encoding CaiB/BaiF CoA transferase family protein: MTENADYSEWAFRETNPADVFEKPEALDDLLVLDAGRGSFAGLYASSLLAELGAEVIRVEPPEGDPARRMSPYGMMIQGTGLGYIVEGRNKFHITLDLDRDEGRRLFAGLARKADVVIETFKPGHMDSIGLGYRQLSAVNPGIVCCSIHTCGQFGQEAERNRNQPDYDIVDQARGLVMSVTGESELDADVPETFKRPLKQGNWMGWYAGGAWAVFGILLALFHRRRAGVGQLVDCSPPEGLGAMANYAIPFYHLTGRLMPRAGNYDYAVFPYTYVKCKDGYAFISGSADPNWTALCEIIERPDLISRFPSIRERLDPPNQPVIRREIEAFTTRHTTDELLEMVTAYRNRPDRKGVVVTGRLETPRDVLRGEHWAARNTFVKTDDPHYGEVLVQNSTFKSMSRTPGRIKWVCRPVGADNAFIYERHLGLSEKELEELRTGGVI, translated from the coding sequence ATGACGGAAAACGCTGATTACTCCGAATGGGCCTTCCGGGAAACGAATCCCGCGGACGTTTTCGAGAAACCCGAAGCCCTCGACGACCTGCTCGTGCTCGATGCCGGCCGGGGAAGCTTCGCCGGACTCTACGCCTCATCGCTGCTGGCCGAGCTGGGCGCGGAAGTGATTCGGGTCGAGCCTCCCGAGGGGGATCCGGCCAGGCGGATGAGCCCGTACGGCATGATGATCCAGGGGACCGGGCTCGGCTACATCGTCGAAGGAAGGAACAAGTTCCACATCACCCTCGACCTCGACCGGGACGAGGGCCGGCGGCTGTTTGCCGGGCTGGCCCGCAAGGCGGACGTGGTTATCGAAACCTTCAAGCCCGGCCACATGGATTCCATCGGCCTGGGGTACCGGCAGTTGTCCGCGGTCAACCCGGGAATCGTGTGCTGTTCCATACACACCTGCGGCCAGTTCGGGCAGGAGGCCGAGCGAAACCGCAACCAGCCCGACTACGACATTGTCGACCAGGCCAGAGGCCTCGTCATGTCGGTGACCGGCGAGTCGGAGCTGGACGCCGATGTTCCCGAGACGTTCAAGAGGCCGCTCAAGCAGGGCAACTGGATGGGCTGGTACGCCGGGGGAGCCTGGGCTGTTTTCGGCATTCTCCTGGCCTTGTTTCACCGAAGGCGCGCCGGCGTCGGGCAGCTCGTCGACTGCTCCCCCCCGGAAGGTCTCGGGGCGATGGCAAACTACGCCATCCCTTTCTATCACCTGACAGGCCGGCTCATGCCGCGCGCAGGCAATTACGACTACGCCGTGTTTCCCTACACCTACGTGAAATGCAAGGACGGATACGCTTTCATTTCCGGTTCCGCGGATCCTAATTGGACGGCCCTCTGCGAGATCATTGAACGGCCCGATCTCATCTCGCGGTTCCCGAGCATCCGGGAGCGGCTCGACCCTCCCAACCAGCCGGTCATCCGGCGCGAGATCGAGGCGTTCACCACGCGCCACACCACCGACGAGCTCCTGGAAATGGTCACGGCATACAGGAACAGGCCGGACAGGAAGGGGGTCGTCGTTACCGGCCGCCTGGAGACGCCGCGCGATGTCCTGCGGGGAGAGCACTGGGCGGCAAGGAATACCTTTGTGAAGACCGACGATCCCCACTACGGCGAAGTCCTCGTGCAGAATTCCACCTTCAAGTCGATGTCCCGAACGCCGGGAAGGATCAAGTGGGTCTGCCGTCCCGTGGGAGCCGACAACGCGTTCATCTACGAGCGCCACCTGGGGTTGAGCGAAAAGGAGCTCGAGGAGCTGAGGACCGGGGGCGTGATTTGA
- a CDS encoding CoA transferase: protein MDDQESYRDYLKRIYDPGRLFDKPEPLEGIRVLEVGYVHLGPAACEFLAQFGAEVIKFEGRKGDLMRFVTPYAFYYKNMSPGLEIENRNKYWVGMHLGEPGAREIFLDLVKKSDVVVDNLTPGRTAEWGISYRELREINPRIIQLHVSGYGSWGPWAKRNSYDAAAQSMGGLSAITGFEERGPIKSGSWIADWITALMCAIAVTAALNYRERTGEGQFIDYLQVENVIRWLDWTWLYTWKTGENRVRSGNRDLAVCPSDLFRCADGWVAIAAFSKPEFRGLCKAMERLPLYDRFASPRDRLKDENARELLGAISAWAASRTVDEVEDLGRLHGFAASRVLEAGDVYHGEHFRERSTVQEHIDPLYGPMVQHCCPPALSGTPGRIKWSSRPLGFDNRHVLSGILGMSEEAVKKLEDEGVIFQWNPDIPSHCPPPDWDGESGLRFP from the coding sequence ATGGACGACCAGGAATCATACCGGGATTACCTCAAGCGCATCTACGATCCGGGACGGCTTTTCGATAAACCGGAACCGCTCGAAGGAATCCGGGTTCTCGAAGTCGGCTACGTGCACCTCGGGCCGGCGGCCTGCGAATTTCTCGCGCAGTTCGGAGCCGAAGTCATCAAGTTCGAGGGGCGCAAGGGGGACCTCATGAGGTTCGTCACTCCCTACGCCTTCTACTACAAGAACATGTCTCCCGGGCTGGAGATCGAGAACCGCAACAAGTACTGGGTCGGCATGCACCTGGGGGAGCCCGGGGCCCGGGAGATCTTCCTCGACCTGGTGAAGAAATCCGACGTGGTGGTGGACAATCTGACTCCCGGCCGCACGGCCGAGTGGGGAATCAGCTACAGGGAGCTCCGGGAAATCAACCCCCGGATCATCCAGCTCCACGTGTCCGGCTACGGCAGCTGGGGGCCGTGGGCGAAAAGGAATTCGTACGACGCCGCGGCCCAGAGCATGGGGGGGCTATCGGCCATAACGGGATTCGAGGAGCGGGGTCCCATCAAATCGGGCTCCTGGATCGCCGACTGGATCACCGCGCTCATGTGCGCCATTGCCGTCACCGCGGCCTTGAATTACAGGGAGCGGACGGGCGAGGGCCAGTTCATCGATTATCTCCAGGTGGAAAACGTCATCCGGTGGTTGGACTGGACGTGGCTCTACACCTGGAAAACGGGGGAAAACCGGGTTCGGTCCGGCAACCGGGATTTGGCCGTGTGCCCGTCCGATCTCTTTCGGTGCGCCGACGGATGGGTCGCCATAGCGGCCTTCAGCAAGCCCGAGTTCAGGGGCCTGTGCAAAGCGATGGAACGGCTCCCCCTCTACGACCGGTTCGCATCGCCGCGCGACCGGCTCAAAGACGAGAATGCCCGGGAGTTGCTCGGCGCGATTTCCGCGTGGGCGGCCTCCAGGACCGTGGACGAGGTGGAAGACCTGGGCCGTCTCCACGGTTTCGCGGCCTCTCGAGTCCTCGAAGCCGGGGACGTCTACCACGGCGAGCACTTCCGGGAACGTTCGACCGTCCAGGAACATATCGATCCTCTCTACGGCCCGATGGTGCAGCACTGCTGCCCGCCCGCGCTCAGCGGGACACCCGGCCGCATCAAGTGGAGCTCCCGGCCCCTCGGCTTCGACAACCGCCACGTGCTCTCGGGGATCCTCGGCATGTCCGAGGAAGCGGTGAAAAAGCTCGAGGACGAGGGGGTCATCTTCCAGTGGAACCCGGACATTCCGTCCCACTGCCCGCCGCCGGACTGGGACGGCGAGAGCGGTTTGAGGTTCCCATAG
- the csm5 gene encoding type III-A CRISPR-associated RAMP protein Csm5, with protein sequence MSAYHFKAQALTPIHIGSGNEIDPLEFILEGNRLVRFNPADVVNGLSGEELRRYSQLVERADLKGIQAFLRTHLDAAHHDHVYVDVSKEFKRLFEEKASNPSNQFRVDMMPHNPHSGAVYLPGSSIKGAIRTAVINYFANIEPATKSTVHQTVGAEQNLRNKARILEESALDRRHSQTERDVLRLLDVQDVDLPNDATRIDRALNYNPQKQGSQEIQIWVERVKALADGGGAPQFEVTLHLDTAAMKHPGMKATLGRTLDFDTILRACNLFYWGRMTAEGEKFDQKKSGGKSWKALHELFPKGKTPDGQIVAIDPSKNYWCYPQRKRMLLRVGRFSHFESLSVDGLREGYNIQARTPIEDMGATRTRCSMENGRPAMPFGWLILTLERTL encoded by the coding sequence ATGAGCGCATATCATTTCAAGGCTCAGGCACTGACGCCAATTCACATTGGTTCAGGAAATGAAATTGATCCCTTGGAGTTTATCCTTGAAGGGAACAGGTTGGTCCGTTTTAACCCGGCTGATGTCGTCAATGGGTTGTCTGGGGAAGAGCTGCGTCGATACTCGCAATTGGTGGAAAGGGCGGATCTCAAGGGAATCCAAGCCTTCTTACGAACGCATCTCGACGCGGCGCATCACGACCACGTTTATGTGGACGTCTCAAAGGAATTTAAAAGGCTGTTTGAGGAGAAAGCGAGCAATCCTAGCAATCAATTCCGAGTGGACATGATGCCGCACAATCCTCATTCCGGCGCAGTATATCTACCCGGTTCCTCCATTAAAGGTGCGATTCGCACTGCCGTAATCAATTACTTCGCCAATATTGAACCGGCTACGAAGTCAACCGTTCACCAGACCGTCGGGGCTGAACAAAATCTCAGGAACAAAGCACGGATCTTGGAAGAATCCGCGCTTGACCGCCGTCACAGCCAAACGGAGCGAGATGTTCTTAGGCTCTTGGATGTGCAGGATGTCGACCTTCCAAACGACGCCACTCGCATTGACCGTGCGCTGAACTATAACCCTCAAAAACAGGGCTCACAAGAGATCCAAATTTGGGTAGAGAGGGTCAAGGCCTTGGCGGATGGAGGCGGAGCGCCTCAGTTTGAGGTCACTTTGCACCTGGACACAGCTGCCATGAAACATCCAGGGATGAAGGCTACTCTGGGGAGAACACTTGACTTTGACACCATCCTTAGAGCGTGCAACCTTTTTTACTGGGGGAGAATGACAGCCGAAGGAGAGAAATTCGACCAAAAGAAGTCCGGTGGGAAATCCTGGAAAGCTCTGCACGAGTTGTTTCCCAAGGGGAAGACCCCAGATGGCCAGATAGTAGCCATTGACCCGTCTAAGAACTACTGGTGTTACCCCCAAAGAAAACGCATGTTGCTCCGGGTCGGCCGATTCTCTCATTTCGAGTCGCTCTCCGTTGATGGTTTGAGGGAGGGGTACAATATTCAGGCAAGAACCCCTATCGAAGACATGGGAGCCACACGCACCCGATGCTCCATGGAGAATGGCAGGCCAGCCATGCCTTTTGGGTGGCTAATCCTCACTTTGGAAAGAACCCTGTAG
- the csm4 gene encoding type III-A CRISPR-associated RAMP protein Csm4: protein MPTYRITLNLKGPLGTKMVSGTFWGHLAWAICYIEGEKSLTRWLEEQETRPWVLSSQMPLGMLPKPLLRPTLRMDAPPTLKEMQLDKDVRKVSFIPEGLFLDLREGMNDVVLNQALKSCIKQIGVMRGPKGHGLKAHNHIDRLAGTTPDTGGLFFEEVLFSGETRQQVFLLAPEACKARLEALCGYVGASGFGSNASTGNGHFVCTVEEETTLFAASGNRAMSLSHGVISANMRRARYKQHVHFGKLGGDLAKGRHSPFKYPILMASPGATFEPGDGGPYGALLRDVHHDPLLVHVRHHAFHLPLAFTELNP, encoded by the coding sequence ATGCCGACTTACCGAATCACACTCAATTTGAAAGGCCCTCTCGGGACAAAGATGGTCTCTGGTACATTTTGGGGACATCTTGCCTGGGCTATTTGTTACATCGAAGGTGAGAAATCACTGACGAGGTGGTTGGAAGAACAGGAGACTCGTCCATGGGTTCTTTCAAGCCAGATGCCATTGGGCATGCTTCCGAAGCCTCTTCTGAGACCAACCTTGAGGATGGATGCCCCTCCCACTCTCAAAGAAATGCAGCTGGACAAGGACGTCAGAAAGGTCTCCTTCATTCCCGAAGGACTCTTCCTTGATTTGAGGGAGGGGATGAACGATGTCGTCCTGAATCAGGCACTAAAAAGTTGCATTAAACAAATTGGCGTTATGAGGGGTCCTAAAGGACATGGACTCAAGGCCCACAACCACATTGATCGCCTCGCCGGCACCACTCCGGATACGGGCGGTCTTTTCTTTGAAGAAGTGTTGTTTTCAGGAGAAACTCGCCAACAGGTTTTCCTTCTTGCTCCTGAGGCGTGCAAGGCTCGCCTAGAGGCTTTGTGCGGCTATGTGGGCGCGAGCGGCTTTGGCAGTAATGCGAGTACGGGCAACGGTCATTTTGTCTGCACAGTCGAGGAGGAAACAACACTCTTTGCAGCCAGTGGAAACAGGGCTATGAGCCTGTCCCACGGTGTGATTTCGGCCAACATGAGGCGTGCGCGCTACAAACAACATGTTCACTTCGGGAAGCTAGGGGGCGATTTAGCCAAAGGTAGGCACAGTCCATTCAAGTATCCTATTCTCATGGCGAGCCCTGGTGCCACTTTTGAGCCAGGCGATGGAGGACCTTACGGGGCTTTGCTCCGGGATGTGCACCATGACCCTCTTTTAGTGCATGTCCGACATCACGCGTTTCATCTTCCCCTCGCCTTTACGGAGTTAAATCCATGA
- a CDS encoding PAS domain S-box protein, with protein sequence MGTGRELIRTGWNLTAAAAGVLLTVFTGILLIANYLSQVELRKATVERLRHDTEKRADALSYFYSERKNDMRDIRESRAISVFFQNRALGMSMKYGLEASLLGILEELERVQRDRALGKDPIYTRIVFLDDQGTVLVDTRPSPEADSAGAWQRFLAPGSSDALILSEIKDDARQVLISAPYFFKGKYSGQIVAEVSTQAVQTHLIKAVGGYSKRAVSVITGECSRPPTAVPDPDFVTARLSDLKSLQDADSPAFDEFSREELHEEFVINCVEVKNTPFYLVNISPVSELFGTAAPWQLLLAMGALSILVLGGTAVAWHINGRNLVLQTGLKEAARNRLELEGKNFQLEREIAERKKVEDALRESEEKYRLVVENANEAIFITQDGVIKFPNPKTLSLTGFTTDELTSANLAELLHSEDRQTVLQEHANTLESNSTSRYAFRAFRKNGEELWLEANSVPSTWEERPAILNFIRDITLQKKLQAQLFHAHKMEAIGTLAGGIAHDFNNLLQVIQGYAEMLLFGKEQDDPFQKELEEIFFAAKRGGELTRQLLTFSRRIESKPRPIHLNRQIVETRKLLERTIPKMITIELNLATDLRPVNADPAQFEQVLMNLAVNARDAMPEGGVLTIETRNVVLDELFCMGQVGVSPGEYVMLSVSDNGHGIDAGTLEHIFEPFYSTKGVGRGTGLGLAMVYGIVQSHAGCILCFSEAGKGTRFDIYLPPTNAAVRPEEKRSPQELRGGTETVLLIEDEASIRNICKQMLEQFGYRVMIAVDGDSGLRAFREHWKDMDVVLLDLIMPGMGGKECLKELLKVNPDVPVIIASGYSPDGQTIQMLENGARGFVHKPYEIRELLRVIQGVMAAPKGMEDE encoded by the coding sequence ATGGGAACTGGACGCGAGCTGATCAGAACGGGCTGGAATCTGACCGCGGCCGCGGCGGGAGTACTCCTGACCGTTTTCACCGGAATTCTCCTGATCGCAAACTACCTATCCCAGGTGGAACTGCGGAAAGCCACCGTGGAGCGGCTCCGCCACGACACCGAGAAGCGGGCCGATGCCCTCAGCTACTTTTATTCCGAGCGCAAGAACGACATGCGGGACATCCGCGAAAGCCGGGCGATTTCCGTTTTCTTCCAGAACCGGGCGCTCGGGATGTCCATGAAATACGGCCTTGAAGCCAGCCTGCTCGGAATCCTGGAAGAGCTCGAGCGGGTGCAAAGAGACCGGGCGCTCGGGAAAGACCCCATCTACACGAGGATCGTCTTCCTGGACGATCAGGGCACGGTGCTGGTGGACACCAGGCCCTCACCCGAAGCGGATTCGGCGGGTGCCTGGCAGAGGTTTCTCGCCCCCGGATCGTCCGACGCCCTCATTCTTAGCGAGATCAAGGATGACGCCCGGCAGGTGCTGATATCCGCCCCCTATTTCTTCAAGGGGAAATATTCCGGCCAGATCGTCGCCGAGGTGTCGACCCAGGCCGTCCAGACGCACCTCATCAAGGCTGTCGGGGGCTATTCCAAGCGTGCCGTTTCAGTGATCACGGGCGAGTGCAGCCGTCCCCCGACGGCCGTTCCCGACCCCGATTTCGTAACCGCGCGGCTTTCCGACCTCAAGTCGCTCCAGGATGCCGATTCGCCGGCGTTCGACGAATTCTCCCGGGAAGAGCTGCACGAGGAATTCGTGATCAACTGCGTCGAGGTCAAGAACACTCCCTTTTACCTGGTCAACATCTCTCCGGTTTCCGAGCTTTTCGGCACGGCCGCGCCGTGGCAGTTGCTCCTGGCCATGGGGGCCTTGTCGATCCTGGTCCTGGGCGGAACAGCCGTCGCATGGCACATCAACGGCCGCAATCTTGTCCTGCAGACGGGTCTGAAAGAGGCCGCCAGGAACAGGCTGGAGCTCGAAGGAAAGAACTTTCAACTCGAAAGGGAAATCGCCGAGCGCAAGAAAGTGGAGGATGCGCTGCGCGAGTCCGAGGAGAAGTACCGGCTCGTTGTGGAAAACGCCAACGAAGCCATCTTCATCACCCAGGACGGAGTCATCAAATTCCCCAATCCCAAGACCCTCTCGCTCACCGGATTCACCACGGACGAGCTGACCTCGGCCAACCTCGCGGAGCTCCTTCACAGCGAAGACCGGCAGACCGTCCTGCAGGAACACGCCAACACGCTGGAATCAAACTCGACCAGCCGATACGCCTTCAGAGCGTTCAGAAAGAACGGCGAGGAACTGTGGCTCGAAGCCAACTCGGTGCCCAGCACCTGGGAGGAAAGACCGGCCATCCTCAACTTCATCCGGGACATCACTCTTCAGAAGAAGCTCCAGGCCCAGCTGTTCCACGCTCACAAGATGGAAGCCATCGGCACGCTGGCCGGAGGGATCGCTCATGATTTCAACAACCTGTTGCAGGTGATACAAGGCTATGCGGAAATGCTGTTGTTTGGAAAGGAGCAGGACGATCCGTTCCAGAAGGAGCTCGAGGAGATCTTTTTCGCCGCCAAGCGCGGTGGCGAGCTCACCCGGCAGTTGCTGACCTTCAGCCGGAGAATCGAAAGCAAGCCCCGCCCCATTCATCTGAACCGTCAAATCGTGGAAACCAGGAAGCTCCTGGAACGGACCATCCCGAAGATGATCACCATCGAGCTGAACCTGGCGACCGATCTGCGCCCCGTCAATGCCGATCCCGCGCAGTTCGAACAGGTTCTGATGAACCTGGCCGTCAACGCCCGGGACGCCATGCCGGAGGGAGGGGTTCTCACCATCGAGACCAGGAACGTCGTGCTCGACGAGCTGTTCTGCATGGGACAAGTGGGAGTGAGTCCCGGCGAATACGTGATGCTCAGCGTATCCGATAACGGTCACGGGATCGACGCCGGGACCCTGGAGCATATCTTCGAGCCCTTTTACAGCACCAAAGGGGTAGGCAGGGGAACGGGGCTCGGGCTGGCGATGGTCTACGGGATCGTCCAGAGCCATGCGGGGTGCATCCTGTGCTTCAGCGAAGCCGGGAAAGGCACCCGATTCGACATCTACCTGCCCCCGACCAACGCGGCCGTGCGCCCCGAGGAGAAGCGCTCGCCCCAGGAATTGCGGGGCGGCACCGAAACCGTGCTGCTGATCGAGGACGAAGCCTCCATCAGGAATATCTGCAAGCAAATGCTCGAACAATTCGGCTACCGCGTCATGATCGCCGTCGACGGCGACAGCGGGCTGCGCGCCTTCAGGGAGCATTGGAAAGACATGGACGTCGTTCTCCTCGACTTGATCATGCCCGGCATGGGCGGAAAGGAATGCCTCAAGGAGTTGCTCAAGGTCAACCCGGATGTTCCGGTCATTATCGCCAGCGGATATTCGCCGGACGGCCAGACGATCCAGATGCTCGAAAACGGGGCACGCGGATTCGTCCACAAGCCCTATGAAATCCGGGAGCTGCTGAGGGTGATCCAGGGAGTGATGGCGGCCCCCAAAGGCATGGAGGACGAATAG
- the csm2 gene encoding type III-A CRISPR-associated protein Csm2 → MSQYSHSGYGRSGQGRYGQGSSRQGARGGQQGAVGEQLPTPTPVKYFTDEEKRKLDPSLVDARAASWASSFRDLKSTQMRRFYDEFKAIERKILRGKVEEQVANFERDMALVMMFKAKAVYAEKRKVSPREFTQFIFDHMASIKDLKDFQAFIKVFEAVVAFHRFYAKDN, encoded by the coding sequence ATGTCCCAGTACAGTCACTCCGGTTATGGCCGTTCCGGTCAAGGCCGTTACGGTCAAGGAAGCTCCCGTCAAGGGGCGCGGGGAGGGCAGCAAGGGGCCGTCGGAGAACAACTGCCTACTCCGACTCCTGTCAAGTACTTCACAGATGAGGAAAAACGGAAATTGGATCCGAGTTTAGTGGATGCTAGAGCGGCAAGCTGGGCAAGCTCATTTCGAGATCTCAAATCTACCCAAATGCGAAGATTCTATGACGAGTTTAAGGCCATTGAGCGAAAGATACTTCGCGGCAAGGTGGAGGAACAGGTGGCGAACTTCGAGCGTGACATGGCGCTCGTGATGATGTTTAAGGCCAAGGCGGTCTACGCCGAAAAACGCAAAGTTTCACCCAGGGAGTTCACTCAGTTCATTTTTGACCACATGGCCTCTATCAAGGACCTGAAGGACTTCCAGGCATTTATTAAGGTGTTTGAGGCGGTTGTGGCATTTCACCGCTTCTATGCTAAAGACAATTGA
- a CDS encoding peptidylprolyl isomerase, producing MKSETNPIVCMETSEGTFKIELWADKAPLTVANFLRYVEAGHYNGTIFHRVISDFMIQGGGLSPDMKEKKTRDPIKNEASPELKNVRGTIAMARTNLVHSATSQFFINVVDNDFLDHKNTTPTGFGYAVFGKVVEGMEVVDKIRNVKTTSFGPHQDVPSTQIRIVNVSRCDAS from the coding sequence ATGAAAAGCGAAACGAATCCGATCGTCTGCATGGAGACTTCCGAAGGGACCTTCAAGATCGAGCTCTGGGCGGACAAGGCTCCGCTCACCGTCGCCAATTTCCTCCGCTACGTGGAGGCGGGTCATTACAACGGCACCATCTTTCACCGGGTCATCAGCGATTTCATGATCCAGGGGGGCGGCCTGTCTCCCGACATGAAAGAGAAAAAGACCAGGGATCCCATCAAGAACGAAGCTTCCCCCGAGCTCAAGAACGTTCGCGGAACCATCGCCATGGCGAGGACGAACCTGGTTCACAGCGCCACGTCACAGTTCTTCATCAATGTCGTGGACAACGATTTTCTCGACCACAAGAACACGACCCCGACGGGTTTCGGATACGCGGTATTCGGGAAGGTCGTCGAAGGGATGGAAGTGGTTGATAAGATCAGGAATGTCAAGACCACTTCTTTCGGCCCCCACCAGGACGTTCCCTCGACGCAGATCCGGATCGTGAACGTCTCGCGTTGCGACGCCTCCTGA
- the csm3 gene encoding type III-A CRISPR-associated RAMP protein Csm3, whose protein sequence is MRLVASKILTGHIRVLTGLHIGAGKDAIEIGGVDSPVVKNPYTDEPYIPGSSLKGKLRCLMEWATNRVEESGKTWEGGGEKDPVRLAQDPVLRIFGTTSKQWVAGPTRLVVRDCSLNEQWRDSLIGRGLPFTEEKFENNIDRIQGKAGVGIRKTERVPAGAVFDLMMVYRVFDTGDQGEQDKRLFKEFLRVMRLLEHDALGGSGSRGYGRIKFENLRVDGEDFQQQFLAIAPEEIIQHSRS, encoded by the coding sequence ATGAGGCTCGTCGCCAGTAAAATCCTCACAGGTCATATTCGTGTGCTTACCGGGTTACACATCGGTGCAGGCAAGGACGCAATAGAAATCGGCGGGGTCGACAGCCCTGTCGTAAAGAACCCGTACACAGATGAACCATACATCCCAGGGTCCTCTCTCAAAGGCAAGCTTCGCTGTCTAATGGAATGGGCTACAAACCGGGTGGAAGAAAGCGGCAAGACTTGGGAAGGAGGAGGGGAGAAAGATCCGGTTCGGTTGGCTCAAGACCCGGTGTTGCGCATCTTCGGGACTACAAGCAAACAGTGGGTTGCGGGTCCGACACGCCTTGTGGTGCGTGACTGCTCACTAAACGAGCAATGGCGGGACAGCCTCATCGGGCGAGGACTTCCATTCACAGAAGAAAAGTTTGAAAACAACATCGATAGAATTCAGGGTAAAGCCGGTGTAGGGATACGAAAGACTGAGCGGGTTCCGGCTGGGGCTGTTTTCGATCTGATGATGGTTTATCGTGTATTCGATACAGGGGATCAGGGAGAGCAGGACAAGAGACTTTTCAAGGAATTTCTACGAGTAATGCGATTGCTTGAGCATGATGCCCTAGGCGGATCAGGCTCCAGGGGATACGGCAGGATCAAGTTTGAGAACTTGCGTGTGGATGGTGAGGATTTCCAACAGCAATTTTTGGCAATTGCGCCGGAGGAGATCATCCAGCATAGCAGGAGCTAG